Part of the Chelmon rostratus isolate fCheRos1 chromosome 10, fCheRos1.pri, whole genome shotgun sequence genome is shown below.
CGTTAAGCTAATAACCTTCCGATATGTGAGTCTCTATGTTAATGAATCGGATGCATTATTTGTCATAAAAGAAGCAGGCCGCTGTGTTTTTCTCTACGACTTTTGTCATTGTCAGTACTACTTGCCCTTTAGCATGCGGCTAACAAGTGTGCCCTCTTTGCAGCTACATCCGCTTCTCTGCTATCTGCGCGAACGCGGTGCGGGCTGCACTGAAGCCGCAGTTCAAAACCGATGCACTGAAGGCCGCAGAAGCCAGCGTCAAAGTCCTCAAACCCAAAACAGCTTGTAAGTTAATCAGTCAGAAATAGCCAGTATGTAAGCT
Proteins encoded:
- the atp5f1e gene encoding ATP synthase subunit epsilon, mitochondrial; this translates as MVAYWRQAGLSYIRFSAICANAVRAALKPQFKTDALKAAEASVKVLKPKTA